One genomic segment of Myxococcus xanthus includes these proteins:
- a CDS encoding cold-shock protein, with product MAIGTVKWFNDAKGFGFIAQDNGEDVFCHHTAINMDGFRTLQEGQQVEFEVTRGPKGLQAQNVRAV from the coding sequence ATGGCAATCGGTACCGTGAAGTGGTTCAACGACGCCAAGGGGTTCGGATTCATCGCGCAGGACAACGGTGAGGACGTGTTCTGCCACCACACTGCCATCAACATGGATGGCTTCCGCACCCTCCAGGAAGGGCAGCAGGTGGAGTTCGAGGTCACGCGTGGCCCCAAGGGCCTGCAGGCGCAGAACGTCCGCGCCGTCTGA
- a CDS encoding periplasmic heavy metal sensor: MFGFLFGTACLAGLIYTVRGGRHGYRRGGRWSSRGRLRWLFERLDTSPGQEKVLLKAADDVMEAFAKARDEVGPSRTALGAALRGEHFDGAALRELFARHDVAIDNVRRTVQGSLAQVHEALDPRQRRELADLLEHGFGSAYGWHGGHGGWHRRCGGPGGWRGGGFGHGGHRHGDGHGPWGRDDARGV, translated from the coding sequence ATGTTCGGGTTTCTCTTCGGAACCGCCTGCCTCGCCGGGCTCATCTACACGGTCCGTGGCGGACGCCACGGGTATCGCCGCGGAGGTCGCTGGAGTTCGCGCGGACGCCTGCGCTGGCTCTTCGAGCGGCTGGATACATCACCTGGCCAGGAGAAGGTCCTCCTCAAGGCCGCCGACGATGTCATGGAGGCCTTCGCCAAGGCCCGTGATGAGGTAGGCCCCAGCCGCACCGCCCTGGGCGCCGCGCTGCGCGGTGAGCACTTCGACGGCGCCGCGCTGCGTGAGCTCTTCGCTCGCCACGATGTCGCCATCGACAACGTGCGCCGCACGGTGCAGGGGTCGCTCGCCCAGGTCCACGAGGCGCTGGACCCGCGGCAGCGCCGTGAGCTCGCGGACCTCCTCGAGCACGGCTTCGGCTCCGCCTACGGCTGGCACGGAGGCCATGGCGGCTGGCACCGCCGCTGTGGCGGCCCCGGCGGCTGGCGAGGCGGCGGATTCGGCCACGGTGGCCATCGCCACGGGGACGGCCACGGCCCGTGGGGACGCGATGACGCGCGTGGGGTGTGA
- a CDS encoding carboxypeptidase regulatory-like domain-containing protein: MTLRTLGLTLLGTAGLLTLSACKKEEPAAAPPAAAPAAKKEPHAASPIQAPEGAAAAPVAPAGKGVVKGTVKFTGTPPEAADIPASNDPACEGMATKDASVLVKDGNLQNVVVRVKGKVPGAPPAPATPVVVDQSKCTYVPRVQGAMAGQQVAFKNSDGTLHNVRGIAGTKPVFNVAQPPSGAPVERPLPADADVLKLKCDVHPWMSAFVVSNENPYFATTGADGAFALEGLPAGTYTVEAWHETLGSKTAEVTVTDDAPAEAAFSFSAEDASAQK, encoded by the coding sequence ATGACGCTGCGCACGCTCGGCCTGACGCTGCTGGGGACCGCGGGGCTGCTGACCCTTTCTGCCTGTAAGAAGGAGGAGCCGGCCGCCGCGCCACCCGCCGCCGCGCCCGCCGCGAAGAAGGAGCCCCACGCGGCCTCGCCCATCCAGGCGCCGGAAGGTGCCGCCGCGGCGCCCGTGGCTCCAGCGGGCAAGGGCGTGGTGAAGGGCACGGTGAAGTTCACCGGTACTCCGCCTGAGGCCGCGGACATCCCCGCGAGCAATGACCCGGCGTGCGAGGGCATGGCGACGAAGGATGCGTCGGTCCTGGTGAAGGACGGCAACCTCCAGAACGTGGTGGTGCGCGTGAAGGGCAAGGTGCCCGGCGCGCCTCCCGCGCCTGCCACGCCGGTGGTGGTGGACCAGTCGAAGTGCACCTATGTCCCGCGCGTGCAGGGCGCGATGGCGGGGCAGCAGGTGGCGTTCAAGAACAGCGACGGCACGCTGCACAACGTGCGCGGCATCGCGGGCACGAAGCCCGTGTTCAACGTCGCGCAGCCTCCGTCCGGCGCCCCGGTGGAGCGGCCGTTGCCCGCGGACGCGGACGTGCTGAAGCTCAAGTGTGACGTGCACCCGTGGATGTCTGCCTTCGTCGTCAGCAACGAGAACCCGTACTTCGCGACGACGGGCGCGGACGGTGCTTTCGCGCTCGAAGGACTGCCCGCGGGCACGTACACGGTGGAGGCCTGGCACGAGACGCTCGGCTCGAAGACGGCCGAAGTCACGGTGACGGACGACGCGCCGGCCGAGGCCGCGTTCTCCTTCTCCGCGGAGGACGCGTCCGCGCAGAAGTGA
- a CDS encoding response regulator transcription factor, which yields MSTRVLLIDDDTRMYELLEQYLGQNGLSVTHAADGGRGLAALEASAFDAVLLDVMMPGMDGLEVCKRIRAKSRIPVIMLTAKGDETDRVVGLELGADDYLPKPFSPRELLARLRAVLRRSQPSAVADRLESGGVSIDVAGREVRVEERAVELTGLEFDLLVALVRRAGRVVPRDALLGEAGRSDTVVGERTVDVHISHLRQKLGDVGTRLIKTVRGVGYVFAKEGP from the coding sequence ATGTCCACGCGCGTCCTGCTCATCGACGACGACACCCGGATGTATGAACTGCTCGAGCAGTACCTCGGGCAGAACGGCCTCAGCGTCACCCACGCGGCGGATGGCGGACGGGGGCTGGCGGCGCTGGAGGCCAGTGCCTTCGACGCGGTGCTGCTCGACGTGATGATGCCCGGCATGGACGGCCTGGAGGTCTGCAAGCGCATCCGCGCCAAGAGCCGCATCCCCGTCATCATGCTCACCGCGAAGGGCGACGAGACGGACCGCGTGGTGGGCTTGGAGCTGGGCGCGGACGACTACCTCCCCAAGCCCTTCAGTCCCCGAGAGCTGCTGGCGCGGCTGCGGGCCGTACTCCGCCGCTCGCAGCCCTCGGCGGTGGCGGACCGGCTAGAGTCGGGCGGCGTGTCCATCGACGTGGCCGGGCGCGAGGTACGCGTGGAGGAGCGCGCCGTGGAGTTGACGGGCCTGGAGTTCGATTTACTCGTCGCGCTGGTGCGCAGGGCCGGACGCGTCGTTCCGCGCGACGCCCTGCTGGGCGAGGCGGGCCGCAGTGACACGGTGGTGGGCGAGCGCACCGTCGACGTGCACATCTCCCACCTGCGACAGAAGCTCGGTGACGTGGGCACCCGCCTCATCAAGACGGTGCGCGGCGTGGGCTACGTGTTCGCCAAGGAGGGTCCGTGA
- a CDS encoding GNAT family N-acetyltransferase, which produces MPAATIPTIETERLVMKGHSLEDYEECLALWSDPAVVRYISGKPSTREEMWSRLLRYVGHWDLLGFGFWVVREKATGRLVGEVGLGDFHRDMQPPLSAGPEAGWVLAPGFHGKGYATEAVRAALAWADAQLSPERVVCIIAPENAASIRVADKCGFRQTGQGRYKGEPSLMFERLAPVKAGT; this is translated from the coding sequence GTGCCCGCAGCGACCATCCCCACCATCGAGACCGAGCGCCTCGTCATGAAGGGTCACAGCCTCGAGGACTATGAGGAGTGCCTCGCGCTGTGGAGTGACCCCGCGGTGGTCCGCTACATCAGCGGCAAGCCGTCCACACGCGAAGAGATGTGGTCCAGGCTCCTGCGTTACGTGGGCCATTGGGACCTGCTGGGCTTTGGATTCTGGGTGGTGCGTGAGAAGGCGACGGGCCGCCTCGTAGGCGAGGTGGGCCTGGGCGACTTCCACCGCGACATGCAGCCGCCCCTGAGCGCCGGGCCCGAGGCGGGCTGGGTGCTCGCCCCCGGCTTCCACGGCAAGGGTTACGCCACAGAGGCGGTACGCGCGGCGCTGGCCTGGGCAGATGCCCAGCTCAGCCCTGAGCGCGTGGTGTGCATCATCGCCCCCGAGAATGCAGCGTCCATCCGCGTCGCCGACAAGTGCGGCTTCCGGCAGACGGGCCAGGGACGCTACAAGGGAGAGCCCTCGCTCATGTTCGAGCGACTGGCGCCGGTGAAGGCTGGGACATGA
- a CDS encoding cupin domain-containing protein has translation MGDTSVKKVESRHSPKGEMGQKYLASGVRLSMRLWEDEPPGEPAPATARDYETVGFVLKGRAELHLEGQVILLNPGDSWLVPRGSSHTYKVLETFSAVEATSPPAAVHGRDEGKDAGTKPPAKA, from the coding sequence ATGGGCGACACCAGCGTGAAGAAGGTGGAGAGTCGGCACTCTCCCAAGGGCGAAATGGGGCAGAAGTACCTGGCGTCCGGCGTCCGCCTGTCGATGCGGCTGTGGGAGGACGAACCGCCCGGAGAACCGGCACCCGCCACCGCGAGGGACTACGAAACCGTGGGCTTCGTCCTGAAGGGCCGCGCGGAGCTGCACCTCGAGGGACAGGTCATCCTGCTCAACCCTGGAGACTCCTGGCTGGTGCCTCGTGGCTCCAGTCACACGTACAAGGTGCTGGAGACCTTCTCCGCCGTGGAAGCCACCAGTCCGCCCGCGGCCGTGCACGGCCGGGATGAAGGCAAGGACGCGGGGACGAAGCCGCCCGCGAAGGCGTGA
- a CDS encoding HAMP domain-containing sensor histidine kinase: protein MKRGRPRAHKRGWDAWGEPRECGPWGHRHPPHGYWHMGRLGGFVRARLHRRLFMWFGLSILATGAVVATVMSLVGGGTWKQEGDRVRAFVGHRFEEVWDEPARRDALVASIEKDLQVGVELRDASGAMLAQSQVPCRRPELNLPVVRDGITLGSVRACYASFRPKNPLRMVLPLALSCMVLWLASGKLARRLARPMDALVRATRELGSGRLDSRADVAPHVTGEFAVLADAFNDMAGRIEKQVADQRELLAAVSHELRTPLARLRVLTELLRDGGGNPKTLDQVDREVVELDALVGELLASSRLDFGQLTPRVLDGQTLATQALERAGLASSLLGMDVERAGLVGDATLLGRALANLLENARKHGTGAEALRIQERGEHLAFCVEDRGPGLQPGEDERIFRPFYRRDQGTEAREAGSLGLGLALVQRIAHVHGGDVFAENRPGGGARVGFTVRKNGPPASEGRPTA, encoded by the coding sequence GTGAAACGCGGCAGGCCCCGGGCGCACAAGCGCGGCTGGGACGCGTGGGGCGAGCCGCGCGAATGCGGCCCCTGGGGACACCGGCATCCGCCGCACGGTTACTGGCATATGGGCCGCCTGGGCGGCTTCGTGCGCGCCCGGCTGCACCGGCGCCTGTTCATGTGGTTCGGCCTGTCCATCCTCGCCACCGGCGCCGTGGTGGCCACGGTGATGAGCCTGGTGGGCGGAGGCACCTGGAAACAGGAAGGCGACCGCGTGCGCGCCTTCGTGGGCCACCGCTTCGAGGAGGTCTGGGACGAGCCCGCACGGCGGGACGCGCTGGTGGCCTCCATCGAGAAGGACTTGCAGGTGGGCGTGGAGTTGCGGGACGCGTCCGGCGCGATGCTGGCGCAGAGCCAGGTGCCGTGCCGGCGGCCCGAGCTCAACCTGCCCGTGGTTCGCGATGGCATCACCCTGGGCTCGGTGCGCGCTTGCTACGCCAGCTTCCGTCCGAAGAACCCGCTGCGGATGGTGCTGCCGCTGGCGCTGTCGTGCATGGTGCTGTGGCTGGCCTCGGGGAAGCTCGCGCGGCGGCTCGCACGGCCCATGGATGCGCTGGTCCGGGCCACGCGAGAGCTGGGCTCGGGCCGGCTGGACTCGCGCGCGGACGTCGCGCCGCATGTCACGGGAGAGTTCGCCGTGCTGGCGGATGCCTTCAACGACATGGCGGGGCGCATCGAGAAGCAGGTGGCGGACCAGCGCGAGCTGCTCGCCGCCGTGTCCCACGAGCTGCGCACCCCGCTGGCCCGGCTGCGCGTGCTGACGGAGCTGCTCCGCGACGGAGGCGGCAACCCGAAGACGTTGGACCAGGTGGACCGCGAGGTGGTGGAGCTGGATGCCCTGGTGGGGGAGCTGCTGGCCAGCTCCCGGCTGGACTTCGGCCAGCTCACCCCGCGTGTCCTCGATGGCCAGACGCTGGCCACGCAGGCCCTGGAGCGCGCGGGGCTGGCGAGCTCCCTGTTGGGTATGGACGTGGAGCGCGCCGGGCTCGTGGGAGACGCGACGCTGCTGGGCCGCGCCCTGGCCAACCTCCTGGAGAATGCGCGCAAGCACGGCACCGGCGCCGAGGCACTGCGCATCCAGGAGCGAGGCGAACACCTGGCCTTCTGCGTGGAAGACCGGGGCCCCGGGCTGCAGCCCGGCGAGGACGAGCGCATCTTCCGGCCCTTCTACCGGAGGGACCAAGGCACCGAAGCGCGCGAGGCGGGCTCCCTGGGCCTGGGTCTGGCGCTGGTCCAGCGCATCGCGCACGTCCACGGCGGAGACGTCTTCGCGGAGAACCGCCCCGGCGGCGGCGCTCGGGTGGGCTTCACCGTGCGGAAAAACGGCCCTCCGGCTTCAGAGGGCCGCCCCACCGCGTAG
- a CDS encoding ABC transporter permease, with the protein MSAELSAAPEPMNAGAPAVSSPPGTLALQWATVRVLMMRDIVRFFRQPSRVVGALAQPVLFWFVIGSGFAGSFRVEGAQGLGYQQFFFPGVVTMVLLFSAIFATITVIEDRKEGFLQAVLAGPGSRLAVVLGKALGSSAIALLQASLFLLLAPLAGVSAATLNVPLLLSVMVLSALALTGMGMSLAWWVRSSAGYHAVMSIVMLPMWVLSGAVFPLKGADTWLAWVMRLNPMRYSVEGVRRALHGAEASVALGASSSSAGLEVPVLVAFAAVFIGLASFSVSRRE; encoded by the coding sequence ATGAGCGCCGAGCTGTCCGCCGCCCCCGAACCGATGAACGCCGGGGCTCCGGCCGTGTCGTCGCCACCCGGAACGCTCGCGCTCCAGTGGGCGACGGTGCGGGTGCTGATGATGCGCGACATCGTCCGCTTCTTCCGCCAGCCCTCCCGGGTGGTGGGCGCGCTCGCGCAGCCCGTCCTCTTCTGGTTCGTCATCGGCTCCGGCTTCGCGGGCTCCTTCCGCGTGGAGGGCGCGCAGGGCTTGGGCTACCAGCAGTTCTTCTTCCCGGGCGTCGTCACCATGGTGCTGCTGTTCAGCGCCATCTTCGCGACGATTACCGTCATCGAGGACCGCAAGGAGGGCTTCCTCCAGGCGGTGCTCGCCGGGCCGGGCTCGCGGCTGGCGGTGGTGCTGGGCAAGGCGCTGGGCTCGTCCGCCATCGCGCTGCTGCAGGCGTCGCTGTTCCTGTTGCTGGCGCCGCTGGCGGGTGTGAGCGCGGCCACGCTGAACGTGCCGCTGCTGCTGTCCGTCATGGTGCTGTCGGCGCTGGCGCTGACGGGCATGGGCATGTCGCTGGCGTGGTGGGTGCGCTCCAGTGCGGGCTACCACGCGGTGATGAGCATCGTCATGCTGCCCATGTGGGTGCTGTCCGGCGCCGTGTTCCCGCTCAAGGGCGCGGACACCTGGCTGGCCTGGGTGATGCGGCTCAACCCGATGCGCTACTCCGTGGAGGGCGTGCGGCGGGCGCTGCACGGCGCGGAGGCGTCGGTGGCGCTGGGCGCGTCGTCGTCCTCGGCGGGGTTGGAAGTGCCGGTGCTGGTGGCGTTCGCCGCGGTGTTCATCGGGCTGGCTTCCTTCAGCGTCAGCCGCCGGGAGTAG
- a CDS encoding YdeI/OmpD-associated family protein, with the protein MTMAPVKRPTLKRAVNPMPANVRAALLQRGLMDAYKARPPYQQNDYLGWIARAKLEATRQKRLDQMLDELAGGTKYMNMAWSGGRK; encoded by the coding sequence ATGACCATGGCCCCGGTGAAGCGACCCACGCTCAAGCGCGCCGTCAACCCGATGCCCGCGAATGTCCGGGCGGCGTTGCTCCAACGCGGGCTCATGGACGCGTACAAGGCGCGTCCGCCGTACCAGCAGAATGACTATCTCGGGTGGATTGCCCGGGCAAAGCTGGAGGCGACCCGACAGAAGCGGCTCGACCAGATGCTGGACGAACTGGCCGGCGGCACGAAGTACATGAACATGGCGTGGTCTGGCGGGCGGAAGTAG